The region GTAGGCACGCTTCTCGGGGTTGAAGGTAGGAATGTTGATCTGGTCAGCCACCGGTGCCTGGTAGCCCGTCACCGTCATGCCCTGGAACGCCAGACGAATCTTTCCACTGGGCTGAATGCCATTGATGTTGCCGGAAACATCAGCATTGGGAATGCCCAGCGTGCTACAGGAAGCCAGGGTCAGGGGAACAATCAGCAGGGACAGTATTTTTTTCATCAGGCCCACCCTAGATGCCCCGCATTTAATCCGGATGAGCTGAGGACTCTGAATCTTACGCGGCTCTCACGGTGCACCGGACGTGTTCTCATCGTTTGCCTGGTCCGGAGCCGTACCTTCGATCACGGTCATGGAACGCAGCGTCTGACCCTGATGCCAGCCGTACTGGGGGTCGCGCAGGCCCAATGCTGCCGCTATCGCTTCAGCGGCGCTGCGGTCCGGTTCGCCGTCCAGGCAGAACAGCAGGAACTTGCGGCCACCAGGGGCAATCCGGATAAACAGGTCCTCACCCAGTTCTACCTGTTGCGTTCGCTGCACGCGGGCAGCGCGTTCCTGCGCAAGGCGCAGCGCCTGACGGATCGGCACGGTGACGGTGGGATGACTCACGACCCTTCTCCGCGCTGAGGGACCAGCAGACCCCCCAAGAGCATGTCGGCATACTGGTCGGCCACGTCGCGCGGAGTCATCTGGCCGCCGGGCCGGTACCAGGTGTAGGCCCAGTTCACTGCGGACAGAATCAGGTTGGCGGTCATTTTGGGATCAAGGTCCGCGCGGAACTGCCCCTGCTCTATGCCCTGGGTGACCAGATCGCGGTAAAACTGATCGATGGTGTCGCGCCAGCTGGTCACGCGGGCGTAAGCGTCAGGCGACAGGTGCTTCCACTCGTGGAAAAACACGGTGGCGCTGTCCATGTTGTCGGCCACGACCCGGATATGGCGGTGCATCGCTTCCCGCAGCTTGTCGGCCGCCGGGCGGGGGTCGTCACGCAGGTAAAACAGTGCCGTGTCGAACTGTGCCGACGCCTGATTGACGATCTCGATCAGCAGCTCTTCCTTGCCGCTGATGTGCGCGTACAGGCTGCCGCCCTGCATGCCGAGCTCGCCGGCCAGATCCCGCATGCTGGTGGCGTGATAGCCCCGCTCGGAAAACAGGCGGCTGGCGGAGTCGAGAATCTGTTCGCGGCGGGGTTTGCTGGGTTCAGTCATGGCTGGGATCTGGCCTCGGGCGCCCTGGAGCAGGCTGGAAAAAGGAAGCCCGCCGGGATGGCATGCAGGGTAGCACGTCACCTAACGCTCGTTTGGTGAAGCTGGACGCCTTCAGGCACTCCTGCGGGCAGGAGTGGTACAACGGACATCATGACTTCGACGCCTTCTACCCTGCCGGACGGCCCGCAGGACACGGCCCTGCCCGGCGTGCGCCCGGCGGTGCGTGCCGTGCCTGCCTATCCGTTTACCCCGGCGGACGTGCCGATCAAACTCGACCAGAACGAGAACCCCTACGACTTTCCAGCCGAGCTGAAGGCCGAGGCCACCCGCCGCATGATGGAGCGTGCCTGGAACCGCTACCCGGACCTGCACGCCGATACGCTGCGCGCCCGTGTGGCTGCCTATGAGGGCTGGGACGCAGGCGGTGTGGTACTCACGCCGGGCAGCAACGTGCTGATCAAGATCCTGACCGAGCTGGCTGGAATCAACCAGACGGTCCTGACAGTCAGGCCGACATTCAGTGTATATACCCTGGAAGCTTCGCTGCTGGGCGCCAGTCTGGTGCAGGTCCCGCTGAACGAGGACTTTTCCCTGCCGGTCGAAGGGCTCAAGGCTGCCCTGGCGGCGAACCCACCCGGCGTGTTGTACATCACGCAGCCACACGCTCCAACCGGATTTGTAGACGGTGTAGATGCAGTGCGGGAGCTGGTCGAGGCTGCCCGCGGCTGGGTGGTCGTGATAGATGAGGCCTATCACGAGTACAGCGACACCGATTACCGCGCCCTGGTCCGCGCCCATCCCAATGCGCTGAGCCTGCGCACCTTCAGCAAGGCCTGGGGACTGGCCGGCATCCGCGCCGGCTACGCGCTGACCAGTCCTGAGCTGGCTGAGAACCTGCAGAAACTGGTTTCGGCCTTCACCATGAATACCCTGACCCAGTGCGCGCTGGAAGTTGCCCTGGAGCAGCCCGCCTACGTGCGCCAGCGCGTTCAGGAAGGCGTGCGCGAGCGCCAGCGGGTGCTGGACGCCCTCCAGGCTCACCCCACCTGTCAGGCACTGCCCAGCCAGGGCAACTTTTTCCTGCTGCGTACGCCAGACCCACAGGTCGCCTACGAAACGTTACTCTCGCACGGCATCGTGATCCGCCGTCAGGACAACCTGCCCGGCCTTCAGGGCTGCCTGCGGATCGCCATCGGCACTCCTGCCGAAAACGACGCTCTGATCCAGGCCGTGCAGGCCCTGCACTAGGAAGCGGTGTCCTGGCCCCAGCGCTTTATCGCCCCGCCGGAGTTTGCTCCGCGCAGTCCGGTTGTGGCGGGCTGCACTGCGTGCGGGGCCTGCTGCTCGGCACCCGACATTCACGCCCTGCAAAAGCCGCTTGGCGTCCCCTGTGCCCATCTGGGCTCAGGGTGCCTGTGCGCCGTTTATGCCACGCGTCCGGCTGTGTGCCGCAACTACCAACCCGACTGGGTCTGTGGCGAGGTGGCGCCGCTTCCGACACTGGAGGCCCGGATACAGCGCTTTCTGGAAATCTATGGCCTGGAAGCTGAGGCCGGGGCGTTGGAACGGAGATCAGATACAGCAGGCTGAAAGCAGGGCTCAACGAAAGCTCCCGGCAAATTTGCCGGGAGCTTTCCCGTTAAGGACAACACCAGTGCTTCAGTCGTCAGCGGCGGCGCTGTCCTTCCGGGGCACCTCCGGGTTTTCAACGAACTCGGTGGGGTCGTACAGATCAAAGCCGATTTCCTTCTCGTAGTCCTGGATCTTAACGTGCAGACGGCG is a window of Deinococcus deserti VCD115 DNA encoding:
- a CDS encoding YkgJ family cysteine cluster protein encodes the protein MSWPQRFIAPPEFAPRSPVVAGCTACGACCSAPDIHALQKPLGVPCAHLGSGCLCAVYATRPAVCRNYQPDWVCGEVAPLPTLEARIQRFLEIYGLEAEAGALERRSDTAG
- a CDS encoding TetR/AcrR family transcriptional regulator codes for the protein MTEPSKPRREQILDSASRLFSERGYHATSMRDLAGELGMQGGSLYAHISGKEELLIEIVNQASAQFDTALFYLRDDPRPAADKLREAMHRHIRVVADNMDSATVFFHEWKHLSPDAYARVTSWRDTIDQFYRDLVTQGIEQGQFRADLDPKMTANLILSAVNWAYTWYRPGGQMTPRDVADQYADMLLGGLLVPQRGEGS
- a CDS encoding pyridoxal phosphate-dependent aminotransferase — translated: MTSTPSTLPDGPQDTALPGVRPAVRAVPAYPFTPADVPIKLDQNENPYDFPAELKAEATRRMMERAWNRYPDLHADTLRARVAAYEGWDAGGVVLTPGSNVLIKILTELAGINQTVLTVRPTFSVYTLEASLLGASLVQVPLNEDFSLPVEGLKAALAANPPGVLYITQPHAPTGFVDGVDAVRELVEAARGWVVVIDEAYHEYSDTDYRALVRAHPNALSLRTFSKAWGLAGIRAGYALTSPELAENLQKLVSAFTMNTLTQCALEVALEQPAYVRQRVQEGVRERQRVLDALQAHPTCQALPSQGNFFLLRTPDPQVAYETLLSHGIVIRRQDNLPGLQGCLRIAIGTPAENDALIQAVQALH